From Leptospira kirschneri serovar Cynopteri str. 3522 CT:
AAAAGGAAATCCATATAAAGTATTGCGATATTCTTTTAATACAAACGGATATCTATTTTTAAAATTTCCATTTCCTAAAAAGGTAAAATCCAAGATAACCTTCCAACGTTGTTTTGTCCAAATTTCCTCTTCGCTTAACAATCGAACCTCGTAATAAAAACGATCCAATTCTTTATTCGGAAGAGATACGTAAATTTCTTCTATATATTCTTTATAACCTTGCGGCAAAAGACGAACGTAATGTCCGGGAAAACCCTTTCCAGGCAATCTCGCTAAAAAGGGGTCGGTAATTCCCAAAAGATCGATCCAGTGAATTCCGGGACCTCCATAAAATCCAGCTAATCCTACATTTGTAGTGATCCTAACCTGTTGAATCTCTTCTGATCCTTTCCATAAAACTTGTTTTCCGTCGAATAAGTTTAAGTTTGAATTTGTAGACTTTAAACGATTTTTAGACGAAATCCGAATCGCATACATAGCCCAAGGATGAGTTGCTGGTGTAACCCCTGCAATCCAATGTTTTAAAGAAGAATTATCATGATAGGAAGCTCTTTCGTCTACGATTCCATTTTCCACTCGAACCTTAGTTTTTTGAAATATATAATGAAACGGAGAAAAAGGATGTGTAAAAAAATAAATCAAAATGATTGAAACAAATGCAAATAAAATTTTATCCCAAGACCAAGATAAACCTTTCCAACTTAATATTTTTGATTTATTAAACCCTAATTTAGAGGATTTATATAATAATCTTTGAATATTCAAATTTGAATTCTTAAAACGTAGCTCAAAAAAAACACATTGGAAAAAAACGGAAATGATCAGACAGGTTCCTAAAAATCTTCCCGCCATAAAATCTCCGCCCACCCAGAGAAGGTAAAACAACACAAAAAAGATAGAAGCAAGACTTATCCATAAAATCCCTTTTTCCTTTTCGGATAAGGTCCATTCCACTTTTGTAAATCGTTTTAGAATTGGTCCGGAAAACGTCCAAAATATATGCAATCCAAATACACATATAACGATTGGATCCCATTTTAAACTAATTTTAATATAGTTCCATCCGGCAGAAATTCTCTCGGAAAAAGAAAATAACACATTCGTCTTTGCGTAAAAAGTATTTGGCAACAAAGATCCAAAATATACGATAGAAAACGTCAGATAGATAAACCAAGGAAACATTCCTAAAATCGAATATTTTAAAAATTGAATTCTTTGTTCTTTGAAAATCTTCCAAAAGAGAACACATCCGGGCAAAAAAAGAAATAACACTAAATCTAAACGTGTTAAAAGCAACAGAGCCGTCAAAAATCCGATTTTATAAGAATCGATCTTTACGTTTTCCGGTTTTGAATTTAAATACAAAAAATAGAATTTTATTTCAAAAAGTAATAAGAGCAAAAATGAAAGCGGATTTTCCAATCCGGAAGTATTATAATCTATGAATGTTCTAGATGAAAAAAACACTCCCAAAGAAATAGTAATCAACCCGAACCCGTTTCGAAACTTTGAAAAAGTAAAACAATAAACGGATATAAAAAGAATTCCACATAAGTAAGAAAGTAAATACGCAGAAATCGAAATTTCCCGAACGACCCATTGTATAGGTATCAATAAAAAAAGCCAAAGAGGATGTGTGTAAACTTGAACCCTTTCTAAAGGATTCCAACGTAGCCCGTATCCGTTTAGAAAATTATCCACAACCCGAAACGTTATGAATGAATCGTCGCTCAACCATGAGCTATGATAGAATAATATTGAATATAGAAAAAATAATAACAGTAAGAAGATAATTTTGTCGGAAATTCTTTTGGGAAAGTAGCTTTCCGATAAATCCATTTTTTAAGAATGGCGTTTGTGAAGTTCTTCTACAATTTCTTGCAGTGAAAGTCCTTGTTCTACCAATAAAACCTGCAGATGAAAAAGTAAATCGGCTACCTCGTGCGTAAGTTCTTTTTTGTCTGAATTTTTTGCGGCAATGATTACCTCTCCAGCTTCTTCCCCTACTTTTTTGAGAATCCGGTCTATTCCTCCTCGGAACAAGTCTGCGGTATAAGATTTATCAGGAAGGTCCTGTTTTCTTTTTTTGAGTATGTTTTCCAACTGTAACAAAAATTCCATGAACCGTTTTCCTTTTTAAAATCTACTTCTAGTTTTCCAGCCTTCAATTCTCCGACAACCGTATTTTTAGAGTTCTTCTTAAAGAAAACGCTGGCTAAAACGTTGATTCAAATGTCTGTTGATAGAGAATGAAAAAACTACTCTGCACTTTAAATCTTTCCGAGCAATTTTTATGGGAGTTCCCACATTTTAAAGGCAGGTGGATTCATGATAAAAGTCAAAGTTTAAGATTTTACTGTAAAAGTGCTTTTGCGCAGGAGTTCCCACAAAAAGATCAAAAAACTTTTTACTTGCAAAAGTATGATTTTATGGATCGTCGCGGGAATTTAGCTTCACGACTCTTTGAATTCAGAAACTCATTTCTGATTATAAGTTATCGTTGGATAAAAATTTTATCTTTTTGGAGTTTTGTTCTATTCTGTATTTTCTTTTCTTTTTCAATTTCAGCGGAAATTCAATGGGAAAAATCAGTTCAGACTGCATTCGAAAAAGCAAAGAGCAGCGGTAAACCGATCTTTATAGACGTCTACGCGGACTGGTGCGGTTATTGTAAAACTCTCAAGAAAGAAATTTATCCTAAAAAAGAAGTTCAGCTCGAGCTTTCTAAATTTGTTGCTCTTTCTTTGGACGGAGACAAGTTTCCGAATTTAAAACGCAAATACGGAATCAAAGGTTATCCTTCAATTCTCTTTCTGGACCGAAACGGTAGTCTGATCGATAAGATTACCGGTATGCCTGATTCTAAGATGATTCTCAAATCTTTAAAAAATGCTTACGTCCGCAGAAATCTTGAAAATGAATATTTGGAAAATTTAACCAAAGATCCGCAAGGCATCCAAACTAACTTTCAGGCTGGAGTTTATTATTTTGAAGCCAAAGAATATTCTAAAGCGATTCAGTTTTTTCAAAAAGCAATCGATTCAAATGATTCCAAAAATGCTGAAAAAAAACACGATGCTTTATTTAATTTAGGAATTTCTTATTTAGAAAT
This genomic window contains:
- the hisE gene encoding phosphoribosyl-ATP diphosphatase, producing MEFLLQLENILKKRKQDLPDKSYTADLFRGGIDRILKKVGEEAGEVIIAAKNSDKKELTHEVADLLFHLQVLLVEQGLSLQEIVEELHKRHS
- a CDS encoding thioredoxin family protein is translated as MKKLLCTLNLSEQFLWEFPHFKGRWIHDKSQSLRFYCKSAFAQEFPQKDQKTFYLQKYDFMDRRGNLASRLFEFRNSFLIISYRWIKILSFWSFVLFCIFFSFSISAEIQWEKSVQTAFEKAKSSGKPIFIDVYADWCGYCKTLKKEIYPKKEVQLELSKFVALSLDGDKFPNLKRKYGIKGYPSILFLDRNGSLIDKITGMPDSKMILKSLKNAYVRRNLENEYLENLTKDPQGIQTNFQAGVYYFEAKEYSKAIQFFQKAIDSNDSKNAEKKHDALFNLGISYLEIGNFKLAVSTFNSYLSKYPNGDLVSVLFFRANAYEELNLKEEAKADYKKVLELTLDPEEKQDLQMRIDSLN